The Kineothrix sp. MB12-C1 genome includes a window with the following:
- a CDS encoding cytidylate kinase-like family protein produces MNRVITISREFGSGGREIGRRLAEELQIAYYDNEVVEELAKKTNFTEEYIKRIEEQKPYPLFPITIGRTFSPMTNSAFEQRTLVFSEQSSIITQMAQTSDCVIVGRCADYILHEYNPLRLFVYADMDFKMARCREKGETQKDLTDKALRRKILSVDKERSKYYQFYTGQSWGEKTNYDLCLNTTTIEIKKAAILLAGLIRSNTPNEKFFFP; encoded by the coding sequence ATGAATAGAGTTATTACAATTAGCCGGGAGTTTGGAAGTGGTGGAAGGGAAATTGGCAGACGGCTTGCAGAGGAGTTACAGATTGCTTATTACGATAATGAAGTTGTCGAGGAGCTTGCTAAAAAAACGAATTTTACAGAGGAATATATTAAGCGTATCGAGGAGCAGAAACCCTATCCCTTGTTCCCCATTACCATAGGCCGTACATTTTCGCCAATGACCAATTCGGCGTTTGAACAGCGTACATTGGTATTTTCTGAACAGAGCAGTATCATTACCCAAATGGCCCAAACTTCTGATTGTGTGATTGTAGGGCGTTGTGCTGACTATATTTTACATGAATACAATCCCTTGCGCTTATTTGTATATGCGGATATGGATTTTAAGATGGCACGTTGTCGGGAGAAAGGGGAAACCCAAAAAGATTTAACAGACAAGGCGCTACGGCGGAAGATACTTTCTGTTGATAAGGAGCGGTCGAAGTATTATCAGTTCTATACCGGGCAATCATGGGGAGAAAAAACGAACTATGATTTGTGCCTAAATACCACAACTATAGAAATTAAAAAAGCTGCTATCTTGTTAGCCGGCCTCATAAGAAGCAATACTCCTAACGAAAAATTCTTTTTTCCATAG
- a CDS encoding ATP-binding cassette domain-containing protein has product MMDLSIARLLEEHPYAISYFEQNKLDVSGYEELTFSQFLDHFTLEELEDQAIDREKLSSDLTVFINQMQEFLGLGESNMVSSLTILPGRDKSGIPEGFESLTVHTSEIISIVGPTGSGKSRLLADIEWAAQADTPTGRSILINEAVPDNKWRFSSNNKLVAQLSQNMNFVMDLTVQEFLQLHAGSRLCEDPDTVIARIIEEANNLAGEQFRMDTPVTSLSGGQSRALMIADTAILSSSPIVLIDEIENAGIDRKKALKLLVAEDKIVLMATHDPLLALIADKRIVIKNGGISKVITTSSEEKELLEEFEKMDAIIQGARHKLRGGHLLSFEDLE; this is encoded by the coding sequence ATGATGGACTTGAGCATAGCACGCTTGCTGGAAGAGCATCCTTACGCAATATCTTACTTTGAGCAAAACAAGTTGGATGTTTCCGGCTATGAGGAACTGACTTTTTCTCAGTTTTTGGATCATTTCACCTTGGAAGAGCTGGAAGATCAGGCGATAGACAGAGAAAAACTGTCGTCTGACCTTACGGTATTCATCAACCAAATGCAGGAGTTTTTGGGGTTGGGAGAGTCGAACATGGTAAGCTCGTTGACTATTCTCCCCGGACGTGACAAATCCGGTATACCCGAAGGCTTTGAAAGTCTGACCGTCCATACGTCTGAAATCATTTCTATTGTCGGCCCGACCGGATCGGGAAAAAGCCGTCTGTTGGCGGATATTGAATGGGCGGCACAAGCTGACACCCCAACAGGGCGCAGCATTTTGATCAACGAAGCAGTTCCTGATAATAAGTGGAGGTTTTCCTCTAATAATAAATTGGTTGCCCAACTGTCACAAAATATGAACTTTGTTATGGATTTGACGGTACAGGAGTTCTTGCAGTTACATGCCGGGAGCCGTCTGTGTGAAGATCCTGATACGGTGATTGCCCGTATTATTGAAGAAGCCAACAATTTGGCGGGTGAACAATTCCGCATGGACACTCCCGTGACCAGCCTTTCAGGTGGTCAGTCTCGTGCATTGATGATTGCAGACACTGCGATTTTGAGTTCTTCGCCCATCGTATTGATCGATGAGATTGAAAACGCAGGTATTGACCGTAAAAAAGCGTTAAAGCTTCTGGTAGCTGAAGATAAAATTGTATTGATGGCAACCCATGATCCGCTATTGGCGTTGATTGCTGATAAACGCATTGTTATCAAAAATGGCGGTATCAGCAAGGTAATCACGACCAGTTCTGAGGAAAAAGAACTATTGGAGGAATTTGAGAAAATGGATGCCATTATTCAGGGAGCACGGCACAAATTACGCGGTGGACACCTGCTTTCTTTTGAAGACTTGGAGTAA
- a CDS encoding sugar O-acetyltransferase encodes MNQRERMLAGLPYKAWLDGLTEERTACRQKIYDFNMLPPKERKKIPEMLKYIIGKTGENIWIEAPFQCDYGWNIEVGENFFANYNFTVLDIGKVTIGANVQIAPNVSLYTAGHPIHPESRNTGYEYGIPITIGDNVWIGGNSVILPGVTIGNNVIIGAGSVVSKNIPDNMIAVGNPCRVIREITEEDRKYYYKNREFDVPIE; translated from the coding sequence ATGAATCAAAGAGAAAGAATGTTAGCAGGATTACCATATAAAGCATGGTTGGATGGTTTAACGGAGGAACGTACGGCATGTAGACAGAAAATATATGATTTTAATATGTTGCCACCTAAGGAAAGAAAAAAAATTCCAGAGATGTTAAAATATATTATAGGAAAGACAGGAGAAAACATTTGGATTGAAGCTCCGTTTCAGTGTGATTATGGATGGAACATTGAAGTGGGAGAGAACTTCTTTGCAAATTATAATTTTACAGTCTTAGATATTGGTAAAGTGACGATTGGTGCAAATGTACAGATTGCGCCAAATGTTTCTCTCTATACGGCAGGTCACCCGATTCACCCGGAAAGCCGCAATACAGGATATGAATATGGAATTCCAATCACAATCGGAGACAATGTATGGATAGGCGGAAATAGTGTGATTCTACCGGGAGTGACCATCGGAAATAACGTGATTATAGGAGCCGGAAGTGTTGTTTCTAAAAATATCCCGGATAATATGATCGCAGTGGGGAATCCGTGTAGGGTTATACGGGAGATTACGGAAGAAGATAGAAAATATTATTATAAAAATCGGGAATTTGATGTTCCAATCGAATAA
- a CDS encoding GNAT family N-acetyltransferase translates to MIETERLTMRSFNEDDFDIMMSLYSNEEIMKYMPNDVMSAETAQKHLNKVICDWGEKPRVNFEMAVILKYNQEKIGRSRIHLDYETDTAIIGWLLLKKIGSWRVLEKCNMRREVHFIQNCKYIKNSNVIWEDELEYAILESER, encoded by the coding sequence ATGATTGAAACGGAAAGATTAACAATGCGATCATTTAATGAAGATGATTTTGATATTATGATGAGTCTTTATTCCAATGAAGAAATAATGAAATATATGCCAAATGATGTCATGAGTGCAGAGACAGCTCAAAAGCATTTAAATAAAGTCATATGTGATTGGGGAGAGAAGCCTCGAGTGAATTTTGAAATGGCAGTAATTTTAAAATATAATCAAGAGAAAATTGGTCGTTCCAGAATTCATTTAGATTATGAAACTGATACAGCAATCATTGGTTGGTTGCTATTAAAAAAGATTGGGTCATGGAGAGTGCTAGAAAAATGCAATATGCGTAGGGAAGTACATTTTATACAAAATTGTAAATATATTAAGAATAGCAATGTAATATGGGAAGATGAATTGGAATATGCCATCTTAGAATCAGAAAGATAA
- a CDS encoding GTP-binding protein, giving the protein MNLTIFSGPPSSGKTSVILKTIAAFQHRGIKVGVVKFDCLYTDDDIAYEKAGIPVKKGLSGALCPDHFFASNIEEIVRWGNHIGLDLLISESAGLCNRCSPYIKEIKGVCVIDNLSGINTPKKIGPMLKSADLVVITKGDIVSQAEREVFASRVSSVNPKAITMHVNGLTGQGAYELGTLLYDKGQKVDSVQGMKLRFPMPAALCSYCLGETRIGEAFQMGNIKKMDLGVDDK; this is encoded by the coding sequence ATGAATTTAACGATTTTCTCGGGGCCGCCCTCATCGGGTAAAACATCGGTCATTTTGAAAACTATTGCTGCTTTTCAACATCGGGGCATTAAGGTAGGAGTTGTCAAATTTGATTGTTTGTATACCGACGATGACATCGCATATGAAAAGGCTGGTATCCCTGTAAAAAAGGGCCTTTCAGGTGCACTGTGTCCTGACCATTTTTTCGCATCTAACATCGAAGAGATTGTTCGATGGGGTAACCATATCGGACTGGATTTGTTAATTAGTGAATCAGCCGGGCTGTGTAACCGTTGTTCCCCTTATATCAAAGAGATTAAGGGCGTGTGTGTTATCGACAATCTATCGGGTATCAATACTCCGAAAAAAATTGGCCCCATGCTGAAATCCGCTGATTTGGTGGTCATCACTAAGGGTGATATTGTATCACAGGCGGAACGTGAGGTATTTGCATCACGTGTCAGTTCAGTAAACCCCAAAGCTATTACCATGCACGTAAACGGTCTGACGGGTCAGGGTGCGTATGAATTGGGAACACTCCTTTACGATAAAGGCCAGAAGGTGGATTCGGTGCAGGGGATGAAGCTGCGTTTTCCCATGCCGGCTGCACTTTGCTCTTATTGTTTGGGTGAAACCCGCATTGGGGAAGCCTTTCAGATGGGAAATATTAAAAAAATGGATTTGGGGGTGGATGATAAATGA
- a CDS encoding cysteine hydrolase family protein: protein MQKKALIIIDIQNDITKNYKDIIDNINKAIDWAVNNNIHVIYIRHENLSAGTRTFKPNTYGAELASDLEIVSKNIFTKYKGNALSSEEFTDFISKNEICDLYITGADAVACVKSTCYNLRKANYSVNVLSDCITSYDKRKIDEMLHYYESKGSKIIRLDELLLNHIFET from the coding sequence ATGCAGAAAAAAGCCTTAATAATAATTGATATACAAAATGATATAACAAAGAATTATAAGGATATTATTGACAATATCAATAAAGCCATTGATTGGGCAGTCAACAATAATATTCATGTTATTTATATAAGACATGAAAATTTATCAGCTGGCACGAGGACCTTTAAACCCAATACATATGGAGCTGAATTAGCTTCGGACTTGGAAATAGTATCAAAAAATATTTTTACAAAATACAAAGGAAATGCATTAAGCAGTGAAGAATTTACAGACTTTATCAGTAAAAATGAGATATGTGATTTATACATAACAGGAGCAGATGCTGTCGCTTGTGTTAAATCAACCTGTTACAACTTACGCAAAGCAAATTATAGCGTTAATGTATTATCAGATTGCATTACAAGTTATGATAAAAGGAAAATTGACGAAATGCTGCACTATTATGAAAGTAAAGGCAGTAAAATCATTCGTTTAGATGAGTTGTTACTTAATCATATCTTTGAAACATAA
- a CDS encoding ABC transporter substrate-binding protein, whose protein sequence is MENYFKLTDTIYDITEKYPEMIALLAANGFEPLKNDAMRKTMGKTISLETALRSKKINVELFVKKMEDAIEQSQYSVSTGLTDMKKDTGADIRIEGVLPCPIRIPLLEKFESWFNEKKDSFGYEVDYNLQAASMGLDHIKERVLASGGNPDGLSDLYLSAGFDLFFDQKLMGQYRDIGVFEEISGVEHLNSDFENESLNMKDPRGQYAIIGVVPAIFMVNTAVLGDRPFPESWTDLFRPEFENSISLPTRDLDMFNALLLHIHRYYGEEGVTKLGRAMLRSMHPAQMVKSHIKKGEDVVPAVTITPYFFTHMIDAKSPLVPVWPKDGAVVSPIFLLAKSKSKDKAKPFVDFLFSKEVGEVFTSNGKFPSTNPLVDNRLQPEQNFMWLGWDYIYENDISQLIETTEQLFFEAYGKEQL, encoded by the coding sequence ATGGAAAACTATTTTAAGTTAACAGATACTATTTATGATATTACAGAAAAATATCCCGAGATGATTGCTCTTTTGGCGGCCAACGGTTTTGAACCATTGAAAAATGATGCCATGAGAAAAACTATGGGAAAAACCATTTCCTTGGAAACAGCTTTACGTAGTAAAAAAATCAATGTAGAACTGTTTGTGAAGAAGATGGAAGATGCGATCGAACAGAGTCAATATAGCGTTTCGACGGGACTCACCGATATGAAGAAGGATACCGGAGCCGATATTCGCATCGAAGGTGTTCTGCCTTGCCCAATTCGAATTCCTTTATTGGAGAAGTTCGAAAGCTGGTTTAATGAGAAAAAGGATAGTTTTGGTTATGAGGTAGACTATAATCTGCAGGCGGCAAGTATGGGATTAGACCATATCAAAGAGCGAGTATTGGCAAGTGGCGGAAATCCCGACGGTTTGTCCGATTTGTATCTGTCGGCAGGTTTTGACTTGTTTTTTGACCAAAAACTGATGGGACAGTATCGTGATATCGGTGTATTCGAGGAAATTTCCGGAGTGGAACACTTGAATTCAGATTTTGAAAACGAAAGCCTGAACATGAAAGATCCTCGCGGACAGTACGCCATCATCGGTGTGGTTCCCGCTATCTTTATGGTGAACACCGCCGTGTTGGGTGATCGTCCATTCCCCGAAAGTTGGACGGACTTATTTCGTCCTGAATTTGAAAACAGTATTTCGTTGCCTACTCGCGATTTGGATATGTTCAATGCCTTGTTGTTACACATTCATCGTTATTACGGCGAAGAGGGAGTCACCAAGTTGGGACGTGCTATGTTGCGCAGTATGCACCCCGCACAGATGGTGAAATCACATATCAAAAAAGGAGAGGACGTTGTTCCCGCTGTGACTATCACCCCTTATTTCTTTACGCATATGATTGATGCTAAAAGTCCGTTGGTTCCTGTATGGCCCAAAGACGGAGCTGTTGTAAGTCCCATTTTCTTGTTGGCGAAGTCAAAATCCAAAGATAAAGCAAAACCCTTTGTAGATTTCTTGTTCTCAAAAGAGGTTGGAGAAGTGTTTACTTCCAATGGTAAATTTCCATCTACTAATCCGTTAGTAGACAACCGCTTGCAGCCGGAGCAGAACTTTATGTGGTTGGGATGGGACTATATTTACGAGAATGATATCAGTCAGCTGATTGAAACAACAGAGCAGTTATTCTTCGAAGCCTATGGGAAGGAGCAACTATGA
- a CDS encoding carboxypeptidase M32, translated as MEKMEELKEYLKKIEYLASSIALLHWDSAINMPKDAVKYRSEMIGYLTGESYKLTTSEKMKAFIDYFSEIDGLDRLNKAIIENITREYNKVTKIPEAEYVQYEIDKTLAQNAWEEAKKKKDFSVFKPYLAKIIDYNKRFSEYWGFRDNKYDGLLDIYEPGMTTERLDAVFGELKEALVDLLQRIKRSNIKTDDAFLKGNYSAESQRKLGEIILGQMGYDYEKRGRIDVSEHPFTINFGNKDVRITTKYDTSDFRPAIFSMIHEGGHGIYEQNISDELEGTSLSVAASLGMHESQSRFYENILGKSMEFWNYFYPKFQETYKELEGVDLTSFYRAINCVEPSLIRIDADELTYSLHIIIRYEMEKLLINSDINIDDIPKLWNEKYKEYLGVEPEHDAEGVLQDIHWSCGDFGYFPTYALGNLYGAQFFNKMKDEIPDWRQQITCGDFAPITKWLNENVHQHGATLKPAELIKKITGEEPSAKYFIAYLNDKFGKLYDI; from the coding sequence ATGGAAAAAATGGAAGAACTGAAGGAATATCTCAAAAAAATAGAGTATCTGGCAAGTTCTATTGCATTATTGCACTGGGATAGCGCGATAAATATGCCAAAAGATGCGGTTAAATACAGAAGTGAGATGATCGGATATTTAACAGGCGAGAGCTACAAGCTCACTACATCGGAAAAGATGAAAGCGTTCATCGATTATTTTAGTGAAATTGATGGTTTGGATCGTTTAAATAAAGCCATAATAGAAAATATAACGAGAGAATATAATAAAGTAACGAAGATACCTGAGGCTGAATACGTTCAATATGAAATTGATAAAACACTCGCACAAAATGCGTGGGAAGAAGCGAAAAAGAAGAAGGACTTCTCGGTTTTTAAACCGTATCTTGCTAAGATTATCGATTATAATAAAAGGTTTTCTGAATATTGGGGTTTTAGAGACAACAAGTATGACGGTCTTTTAGATATTTATGAACCGGGAATGACAACAGAAAGGCTAGACGCAGTATTTGGGGAATTGAAAGAAGCACTTGTCGATTTGTTACAAAGAATCAAGCGTTCAAATATTAAAACGGATGATGCTTTTTTAAAAGGAAATTATTCTGCTGAAAGCCAGAGGAAGCTGGGGGAGATTATTTTAGGGCAGATGGGATATGACTATGAAAAAAGAGGAAGAATCGATGTGTCTGAGCATCCGTTTACGATAAACTTCGGGAATAAGGATGTTAGGATAACTACAAAATATGATACCTCAGATTTCAGACCTGCAATTTTCTCGATGATTCATGAAGGAGGTCATGGAATTTATGAACAAAATATTTCGGATGAACTCGAGGGAACTTCTTTGAGTGTGGCTGCATCACTGGGCATGCACGAATCACAATCCCGATTTTATGAGAATATCCTTGGAAAAAGTATGGAATTTTGGAACTATTTTTATCCGAAGTTTCAGGAAACCTACAAAGAACTCGAAGGAGTGGACCTCACATCGTTTTATAGAGCGATTAACTGCGTAGAGCCATCTTTGATTCGGATCGATGCCGATGAATTGACTTACAGTCTTCATATAATTATTCGCTATGAAATGGAAAAGCTTCTGATAAACAGTGACATTAATATAGATGATATTCCAAAACTTTGGAATGAAAAGTATAAGGAATATTTGGGTGTGGAACCTGAACACGATGCTGAGGGAGTATTGCAAGATATTCATTGGTCCTGCGGCGATTTCGGATATTTTCCGACCTATGCGCTTGGTAACTTATACGGAGCACAATTTTTCAATAAGATGAAAGATGAGATTCCGGATTGGAGACAGCAAATAACCTGTGGAGACTTCGCTCCTATCACTAAATGGCTGAATGAAAATGTCCATCAGCATGGTGCAACATTAAAGCCGGCTGAATTAATCAAGAAAATTACGGGTGAAGAGCCAAGTGCAAAATACTTTATCGCGTATCTCAATGATAAATTTGGCAAGTTATATGATATATAA
- a CDS encoding MATE family efflux transporter, giving the protein MRKTSCLRDFTKYASLNVLGMLGLSCYILADTFFVSKGLGANGLTALNLAIPIYSFIHGSGLMFGMGGATKYSIAKSQKDTNNANRIFTNTVVLALSFAAVFFILGMFFSGAIIQLLGADEVVFEMSKIYLQVILLFAPMFILNNVLLCFVRNDGAPQLSMLAMLGGSFSNIILDYVFMFPLGMGIFGAVLATGLAPIISMIILSPFFFQRKNHFHLKRCTISAKISTGVFSSGAPSLITEMSSGIVMIVFNAIILRLQGNVGVAAYGVIANLSLVVISIYTGIAQGVQPLLSSYHGKGDYATVQTLLRYALTTMLFVSGIIYSLVFFQAPRITSIFNSEQNAILQNIAVVGLKIYFVACIFTGFNIIMSIYFTSTEYARPAHIISILRGFILIIPMAFLLSSIGGMTGVWCVFPATELIVAGIGCILYFRFRKGMKVETENHK; this is encoded by the coding sequence ATGAGAAAAACAAGTTGTCTTAGGGATTTTACAAAGTACGCATCCTTAAATGTTCTTGGAATGTTAGGGTTATCCTGTTACATATTAGCAGATACTTTTTTCGTTTCAAAAGGGCTTGGGGCAAATGGATTAACCGCCCTTAATCTTGCAATCCCAATTTATAGCTTTATTCACGGAAGCGGATTAATGTTCGGTATGGGTGGAGCTACAAAATATTCCATTGCCAAAAGTCAGAAGGACACTAATAACGCTAATCGAATTTTTACAAATACTGTTGTTCTTGCTCTTAGTTTTGCGGCTGTTTTCTTTATTCTTGGAATGTTTTTTTCCGGAGCTATCATTCAGCTGTTAGGTGCAGATGAAGTAGTTTTTGAAATGAGCAAAATATATCTTCAAGTGATACTGCTATTTGCACCTATGTTCATATTGAATAATGTTCTTTTGTGTTTTGTACGAAATGATGGTGCTCCCCAACTCTCCATGTTAGCTATGTTGGGAGGGAGCTTTTCCAATATCATTTTAGACTATGTTTTTATGTTTCCTCTTGGCATGGGGATATTTGGTGCTGTTCTTGCTACCGGGCTTGCTCCAATAATCAGTATGATAATTCTTTCACCATTCTTTTTCCAAAGGAAGAACCATTTTCATTTGAAGAGATGTACAATTTCAGCAAAGATCAGTACCGGAGTTTTTTCAAGCGGTGCACCATCTCTCATTACAGAAATGTCTTCCGGTATTGTAATGATTGTGTTTAATGCAATCATACTTCGCCTGCAAGGGAATGTTGGTGTTGCAGCTTATGGTGTTATTGCTAATCTTTCTTTAGTCGTTATTTCGATTTATACAGGTATTGCTCAAGGTGTTCAACCACTTTTGAGCAGTTATCATGGCAAAGGTGATTATGCAACAGTGCAAACATTACTGCGATATGCCTTGACAACAATGCTGTTTGTATCGGGTATCATTTATTCCCTGGTATTTTTCCAGGCACCGCGAATTACAAGTATTTTCAATAGTGAACAAAACGCTATTTTGCAGAATATTGCTGTTGTTGGTTTGAAGATTTACTTTGTAGCTTGCATTTTTACTGGATTCAATATTATCATGTCCATTTATTTCACATCTACGGAATATGCCCGGCCAGCGCATATCATTTCTATCTTGCGCGGATTTATTCTTATCATTCCGATGGCTTTCTTGCTTTCTTCTATCGGTGGTATGACAGGCGTTTGGTGTGTGTTCCCGGCAACCGAACTGATTGTTGCCGGGATTGGGTGCATTTTATATTTCAGATTCCGAAAAGGAATGAAAGTAGAAACAGAAAACCATAAGTGA
- a CDS encoding superoxide dismutase has product MYTQYKLPYSYNDLEPHIDALTMETHYSKHHAAYTKNLNDAVAKAGVDKEIEELLSSLDEIADPALRQAIRNNGGGYYNHNLYFSTIGPNGGKEPTGAFEKLLEQEFGSISAFQEKLSGLAVGQFGSGWAWLSASRNGSLLLSSSSNQDNPLMEKAGYTPILGIDVWEHAYYLKYKNLRADYVKAFYNVILWDTVADNYERVKNGS; this is encoded by the coding sequence ATGTATACACAATATAAATTACCCTATTCTTATAACGATCTTGAGCCGCACATTGATGCACTGACCATGGAGACACATTATTCCAAGCACCATGCCGCATATACGAAAAATCTTAATGATGCGGTGGCAAAGGCCGGTGTGGACAAGGAAATCGAGGAGTTGTTGTCCTCGTTAGATGAAATCGCAGATCCTGCGCTGCGTCAAGCGATTCGCAACAACGGAGGTGGTTATTACAATCACAATCTCTATTTCTCCACTATCGGACCAAATGGCGGTAAAGAGCCAACCGGAGCCTTTGAGAAGCTACTGGAACAGGAATTTGGAAGTATTTCCGCTTTTCAGGAGAAGCTGAGCGGGCTGGCTGTGGGACAGTTTGGATCGGGATGGGCTTGGTTGTCTGCGAGTCGTAACGGCAGTCTGTTGCTATCCTCCAGTTCGAATCAGGATAATCCTCTCATGGAGAAGGCGGGATATACCCCGATCTTAGGTATTGATGTTTGGGAACATGCGTATTACCTTAAGTATAAGAATCTTCGTGCCGATTATGTGAAAGCATTTTATAATGTCATCCTTTGGGACACGGTGGCAGACAACTATGAGAGAGTGAAGAATGGAAGTTAA
- a CDS encoding helix-turn-helix transcriptional regulator: MKVDRLVSIIMILLDKERIGAQELADMFEVSPRTIYRDIDTINMAGIPVCSAPGVGGGFEIMQKYKIDRKVFSTADLSAILMGLSNLSNMIRGDELVNALAKVKSFIPADRAKDIEIKANQIYIDLSPWMGNRNIQPYLEIIKTALQESRLLTFEYADRYGNKTERTAEPYQLVLKSSHWYWHGYCHKRNDFRLFKLSRTSNLQIQENFFTPRDHQKPQLDFTDILAAMQIKIKIRIHKSVMDRVLDYCTYEHFSPDGDEHYLVSFPFIENEYYYNILFSFGDKCECLEPLHIRTEMKRRIYDIATLYN; encoded by the coding sequence ATGAAAGTTGACAGGCTTGTTAGCATTATTATGATACTCCTTGATAAAGAGCGTATAGGCGCACAGGAGTTAGCAGATATGTTTGAAGTTTCACCCCGCACAATCTACCGTGACATAGACACTATCAATATGGCGGGCATTCCTGTTTGTTCTGCACCGGGAGTTGGCGGTGGCTTTGAAATCATGCAGAAATACAAGATAGATAGAAAGGTTTTTTCGACTGCAGACCTTTCCGCTATCTTGATGGGGCTTTCCAATCTTTCCAACATGATACGAGGGGATGAACTGGTAAACGCCCTTGCGAAAGTCAAGAGTTTTATCCCTGCCGACAGAGCGAAAGACATTGAGATAAAAGCAAATCAAATATATATAGATTTAAGTCCATGGATGGGAAACAGGAACATACAACCATATTTAGAAATTATTAAAACGGCTTTACAGGAAAGCAGGCTGCTGACCTTTGAATATGCAGACCGCTACGGAAATAAAACCGAACGGACAGCCGAGCCGTATCAGCTTGTATTGAAAAGTAGTCATTGGTATTGGCACGGGTATTGCCATAAAAGAAATGATTTTCGCTTATTCAAACTATCCCGTACATCAAACCTACAGATACAAGAAAATTTTTTTACGCCACGAGATCATCAGAAACCGCAGTTAGATTTTACTGATATTTTGGCAGCTATGCAAATAAAAATCAAAATTCGTATTCATAAATCTGTTATGGACAGGGTACTTGATTATTGCACTTATGAACATTTTTCGCCAGACGGTGATGAGCATTACCTTGTTAGTTTTCCTTTCATAGAGAACGAATACTACTACAATATTCTTTTCAGCTTTGGGGATAAATGCGAGTGTTTAGAGCCGTTACATATCCGTACAGAAATGAAGCGTAGAATATATGATATAGCTACTTTATATAACTGA
- the tnpA gene encoding IS200/IS605 family transposase, producing the protein MDVNSLSHTKWNCKYHIVFAPKFRRKIVYGQLKQDVANILSTLCKRKGVKIVEAEICPDHVHMLVEIPPSMSVASFIGYLKGKSTLMIFERHANLKYKFGNRHFWCRGYYVDTVGKNAKKIKEYIQNQLKEDLEYDQMTLKEYIDPFTGEPVKQSK; encoded by the coding sequence ATGGATGTAAATAGTTTATCACATACGAAATGGAATTGTAAGTATCATATAGTATTTGCGCCGAAGTTCCGGAGAAAAATAGTATATGGGCAGTTAAAACAGGACGTAGCGAATATATTAAGTACGCTATGCAAGAGAAAAGGGGTAAAAATAGTAGAAGCAGAAATCTGTCCGGATCATGTGCACATGCTGGTGGAGATACCACCGAGTATGTCAGTGGCAAGCTTTATCGGATACCTGAAAGGAAAGAGCACGTTGATGATATTTGAAAGACATGCAAATCTGAAATATAAATTTGGGAACCGCCACTTCTGGTGTAGAGGATATTATGTAGATACGGTAGGAAAAAATGCAAAGAAGATCAAAGAGTATATCCAGAACCAGTTAAAAGAAGATTTGGAATATGATCAAATGACATTAAAAGAGTATATAGACCCGTTTACGGGTGAGCCAGTAAAGCAAAGCAAGTAA